One window of the Leptospiraceae bacterium genome contains the following:
- a CDS encoding polyprenyl synthetase family protein, whose amino-acid sequence MKKKIINFDLSKIVKKVKRKKIIQQVDRKLYHIIKEDLHFFKVVKRFVVFSGGKRIRPFSHYYFSKLLNYEGKEWIDVAAIGELIHAASLLHDDVIDNSDQRRGKPTLNATHGNKKAILGGDYLLACGIDHLITLPHKLQLLPVFTRVIRNLAVAEILQMEYEKNPQMDFSIYEKIIEGKTADLFSAMVEASAILMDYPPEQTKKYREIGLKMGRLFQIRDDYLDYFSNENQLGKRLYLDYERGIITYPILVLRSYMNKSERNFFDFWGSDEFRKQNLAHMLELMKKYQISQRIKNEIDQKLDEIINFIKEHQTKNPNEKEELISTLRQLSVSIE is encoded by the coding sequence TTGAAGAAAAAAATTATAAACTTTGATCTCAGCAAAATCGTAAAGAAGGTTAAAAGAAAAAAAATCATACAACAAGTAGATAGGAAGTTATATCATATCATTAAAGAAGATTTGCATTTTTTTAAAGTCGTTAAGCGCTTTGTGGTTTTTTCTGGAGGAAAGAGAATTCGTCCATTTTCTCATTACTACTTCTCCAAACTTTTGAACTATGAAGGAAAAGAATGGATTGATGTTGCAGCAATTGGAGAACTCATCCATGCAGCTTCTTTACTTCACGATGATGTGATTGACAACTCCGACCAAAGAAGAGGAAAACCTACTCTGAATGCTACACATGGAAACAAAAAAGCGATTCTGGGAGGAGATTATCTTCTTGCCTGTGGGATAGATCATTTGATTACTTTACCCCACAAGTTACAGCTCCTTCCGGTTTTTACGAGAGTCATTAGGAACTTAGCAGTAGCAGAAATCCTACAAATGGAATACGAAAAAAACCCCCAAATGGATTTTTCTATTTATGAAAAAATCATCGAAGGGAAAACTGCTGATTTATTTTCTGCCATGGTGGAAGCATCAGCAATTCTCATGGATTATCCCCCAGAACAAACCAAAAAATACCGTGAAATTGGTTTAAAAATGGGAAGACTATTTCAAATCCGCGATGATTACTTGGATTACTTTTCAAACGAAAATCAATTAGGAAAGAGACTTTATTTGGATTACGAAAGAGGGATTATCACCTATCCCATATTAGTTTTGAGAAGTTATATGAACAAAAGCGAAAGAAACTTTTTTGATTTTTGGGGAAGTGATGAATTTCGAAAACAAAACTTAGCACACATGTTGGAACTAATGAAAAAATATCAAATCTCTCAAAGAATCAAAAACGAAATAGATCAAAAGCTTGATGAAATCATAAATTTTATCAAAGAACATCAAACCAAAAATCCCAACGAAAAAGAAGAATTGATTTCAACCTTAAGGCAGCTTTCTGTGTCAATTGAATAA
- a CDS encoding lipase, which produces MKKEVSFFVSLFLFWLLFEIFLRLYHIPSLDYFLKMNQIHRFHPDYFIGLQPNTSVYIRHFSGKWEGQFSINSFGMRGTKEPDPQKRKVICLGDSLVMGYGVSDHETFCALLDEKFFDHGIQFLNGGIDGLGSWGAYQRLKEILSQVSNVNTVLFFVSPNDFTMPPSLLEKGFFPDDQTEEARLLQPTKRLIDTWQFVLSDYVYTLTVAKITIKQLLLRFHLWKDTFVATLNRWKNQNLLTTIKQSFLLESQAVSCPQPTNTLFETIGKTYIPQEKRIFSQPKKCPEEIPEEILKECTEPPKVIPELPNFTQRVYLDMLELTKKNQIRFVVVILPVQIEELYCHSINRYHFLRLYALQVIRFFQKHQIEIWDLMADTPSMCQEGKWGFKDYFIPEDGHLTQLGNEWLANVLEKKLKFLIQ; this is translated from the coding sequence ATGAAAAAAGAAGTTTCTTTTTTTGTTTCTCTTTTTTTGTTTTGGTTGCTGTTTGAGATTTTCCTCAGGCTTTATCACATACCATCTTTAGATTATTTTTTAAAAATGAATCAAATACATCGGTTTCATCCTGATTATTTTATTGGGCTTCAACCCAATACAAGTGTGTATATTCGACATTTTTCGGGAAAATGGGAAGGACAATTTAGCATTAATTCCTTCGGCATGAGGGGAACAAAAGAACCTGACCCACAAAAAAGAAAAGTCATCTGTTTAGGGGATAGCCTAGTAATGGGCTATGGAGTAAGTGATCATGAAACCTTTTGTGCTCTATTAGATGAAAAATTTTTTGATCATGGAATTCAGTTCTTAAATGGTGGGATTGATGGTCTTGGTTCTTGGGGAGCTTACCAAAGATTAAAAGAAATTCTGAGCCAAGTTTCGAATGTTAACACAGTTTTATTTTTTGTCTCCCCTAATGATTTTACCATGCCACCATCCTTATTAGAAAAAGGTTTCTTTCCTGATGATCAAACCGAAGAGGCTCGTTTACTTCAGCCAACAAAACGTTTGATAGATACTTGGCAGTTTGTCCTTTCTGATTATGTTTATACCCTCACAGTTGCGAAAATAACCATTAAGCAACTCCTCCTTCGATTTCATCTTTGGAAAGATACTTTTGTAGCTACTTTGAACCGATGGAAAAATCAAAATCTACTCACCACCATCAAGCAAAGTTTTCTTTTAGAGTCTCAAGCTGTTTCGTGTCCACAACCAACAAACACTCTTTTTGAAACCATAGGGAAAACGTACATTCCACAAGAAAAAAGGATCTTTAGCCAGCCAAAAAAATGTCCTGAAGAAATCCCCGAAGAAATTTTAAAAGAATGCACAGAACCACCCAAGGTAATTCCCGAGCTCCCTAATTTCACCCAAAGAGTTTACCTAGACATGTTAGAACTAACGAAAAAAAACCAAATCCGCTTTGTGGTTGTGATTTTGCCTGTTCAAATCGAAGAACTTTATTGTCATTCCATCAATCGATATCATTTCTTACGATTATATGCTTTACAAGTTATTCGTTTTTTTCAAAAACATCAAATCGAAATTTGGGATCTTATGGCGGATACTCCTTCTATGTGTCAAGAGGGGAAGTGGGGTTTTAAAGATTAC